One Triticum dicoccoides isolate Atlit2015 ecotype Zavitan chromosome 5B, WEW_v2.0, whole genome shotgun sequence genomic window carries:
- the LOC119309025 gene encoding uncharacterized protein LOC119309025 → MDLPPLSQQALFAALRSADAKAVRRLLAGAEESALYVPVDAEAVRLLLPLYDLEAAKLYSRLNLDAFHVAAKQGHTGFDAPRNSMEFAMEAPHSYGVFQEDVPQGKEEEEEFSMGPLSILMLSVGVFPDGGYGGTLEIVVFLTGTLG, encoded by the exons ATGGATCTCCCGCCGCTCTCCCAGCAGGCGCTCTTCGCGGCCCTCCGATCCGCGGACGCCAAGGCCGTGCGCCGCctcctggctggcgccgaggagtcCGCGCTCTATGTCCCGGTGGATGCCGAGGCCGTGCGCCTCCTCCTCCCGCTCTACGACCTCGAGGCCGCCAAGCTCTACTCCCGCCTCAACCTCGATGccttccacgtcgccgccaagcaaGGGCACACCG GGTTTGATGCTCCGAGGAACAGCATGGAGTTCGCCATGGAGGCGCCCCACAGCTACGGCGTCTTCCAAGAGGACGTCCCG caggggaaggaggaggaggaggagttcagcaTGGGGCCTCTCTCCATTCTCATGCTCAGCGTCGGCGTCTTCCCCGACGGTGGCTATGGCGGGACCCTCGAGATCGTCGTCTTCCTGACCGGGACCCTTGGTTAG